The following is a genomic window from Rhodomicrobium lacus.
CTTCCTCACCGATCAGCTTAACGCGGTTAGCGATCTATCTGGCGCGATTCAGGCGATCGACGATCTTGGCTTCACGCCGCTGAAGCTGCCCCAATCGTCTGCATCCGGCATGGGCTCGACGCTGCTCGCACCGATGAATCCCGAGGTCTTCGCGCGGGCGAACCCCGATCTTCTGATCGTCATGAACACCTATATCGGCGCCCGCGACGAAGCCGGCACGCGCGCCGCCCTCGACCGCATCGTGCCGGGTTGGGATCGGTTCACGAAGCCGGTCCGCGAGGGAAATGTGGTGTTTCTCGATTCGTCGAAGGTTACGACCCCGACGGTTGCCAGCGCGCTGCACACGTTGGACGCCATCGAGGCCTGGGCGAAAAAGAAGCGCTAAAGCGCTCTGCGCGTGCATTTTTCAGTGCAAGCGTGCCAATCAGCATCTATCCTCACCTTCGCCTGCTTGAAACGGACAGCGTGACGATGAAAATCGGCACGCCGATCAGCGTCAGGCTGAGGCCGATAGGCAGGGGGATATTACCGAGCAAGCCGCGTGCAAGAGCGTCCGCCGCCACGACGAGAATGCCGCCCATCAGGCCCGAGAGCAGCAGCCGCGGCCGACCGACCGCCGGGGATACGAAACCCGCGAGGTGCGGGGCCAGCACTCCGAGGAATGTCAGCGGACCGACGGCAGTGACGGCCGACGCCGCCAGCATCACGGCAAACATCAGCAGCACCGGCCGCGACCGGCCGACCGGCTCGCCCAGCGCCATCGCCATTTCGCTTCCGAGATCGTAGGCCTGAAGCGCGCGCCCGGCGAACAAGATGCCGACGAGGCTTGCAACGAATACGACCGCAAAGCTCGCGATGCCGGGCCAACTCGCGCCAAACAGCGAGCCCGCCACCCAGTCGGACAAGGCATAGGAGGTTTCTGGCGGGGTATAGAGGAGAAGAAGCGTGTCGACCGATGAGAGCACGGTCTGAATCGCGATGCCCATCAGCAGGATCGAAAGCCCGCTCGACCGCTCACCGCCCACGAGCCAGATCAACAGCAGCGCAACGGCGAGCCCGCCTCCCATCGCAGCGAACGCGACGAGTTCCCGGGGTGCGCCGGGAGCGATGACGGCAAGCAGCATGATCATCGTCATGGCTCCCTGGCTGAGCCCGAATAGGCCAGGGTCGGCCAAGGGATTGCGGGCGATGGATTGTAGGATCGCGCCCGCGAGCGCAACGCACCAGCCCGCCATGAAGCCCATGACGATGCGGGGCAGGCGCACCGTCCACAAGGCGTAGGCCTGTTCGTCGCTCAATTCCTTCCCAAAGAACAGGCGCAGGAGATCCGACATTCCAGCGTCTGTCCTGCCGAGCCCCGTCGAAAGGGCCGCGAGCAGAACCGCCGCAACGACGAGACCAGCCGCAGCCAGAAGATTGCCCGTCGGGATTTCCAGG
Proteins encoded in this region:
- a CDS encoding FecCD family ABC transporter permease, whose amino-acid sequence is MRHERATDGKAVFRFSTGLEIPTGNLLAAAGLVVAAVLLAALSTGLGRTDAGMSDLLRLFFGKELSDEQAYALWTVRLPRIVMGFMAGWCVALAGAILQSIARNPLADPGLFGLSQGAMTMIMLLAVIAPGAPRELVAFAAMGGGLAVALLLIWLVGGERSSGLSILLMGIAIQTVLSSVDTLLLLYTPPETSYALSDWVAGSLFGASWPGIASFAVVFVASLVGILFAGRALQAYDLGSEMAMALGEPVGRSRPVLLMFAVMLAASAVTAVGPLTFLGVLAPHLAGFVSPAVGRPRLLLSGLMGGILVVAADALARGLLGNIPLPIGLSLTLIGVPIFIVTLSVSSRRR